The following are encoded in a window of Sphingomonas panacis genomic DNA:
- a CDS encoding SDR family NAD(P)-dependent oxidoreductase, which produces MSNKSAVLITGASTGIGATYADRFARRGHDLVLVARNEKRLDEVATRLRTETGVTVDILRAGLTEPVDLAAVEARLREDRRIDILINNAGGNIPGSFVEQNIDDVDRLVALNTTAVVRLASAVAPRFAGAGKGAIVNISSVVGLAPELGMSVYGATKAFVTFLSQGLALELGPKGVYVQAVLPAATRTEIWGHSGVDVNSLTGVMEVGELVDAALVGFDRREPVTIPPLPDAGQWETYQAARHALLPSVQQEHAAERYRSAA; this is translated from the coding sequence CAACCTATGCAGATCGTTTCGCGCGCCGCGGCCATGATCTCGTTCTCGTCGCCCGAAACGAAAAGCGATTGGACGAGGTCGCCACGCGGCTTCGCACGGAGACGGGCGTTACGGTCGACATCCTGCGGGCCGGCCTCACTGAGCCGGTTGATCTTGCCGCTGTCGAAGCGCGCCTGCGCGAGGATCGCCGGATCGACATCCTCATCAACAATGCCGGCGGGAATATTCCCGGGAGCTTTGTCGAGCAAAATATTGACGATGTCGACCGACTGGTCGCCTTGAATACCACGGCCGTGGTCCGCCTGGCCAGTGCCGTCGCGCCACGTTTTGCCGGAGCGGGAAAGGGCGCGATCGTCAATATCTCTTCGGTGGTCGGGCTGGCGCCTGAACTGGGCATGTCGGTTTATGGCGCGACGAAGGCGTTCGTAACGTTTCTGTCCCAGGGGCTGGCCCTCGAGCTTGGGCCGAAGGGCGTCTACGTCCAGGCCGTGCTTCCGGCCGCTACCAGGACCGAGATCTGGGGCCATTCCGGGGTTGATGTGAACTCGTTGACCGGGGTCATGGAGGTCGGCGAACTGGTCGATGCCGCGCTGGTGGGCTTTGACCGCCGCGAGCCGGTGACGATCCCGCCGCTGCCGGATGCGGGGCAATGGGAGACGTATCAGGCGGCGCGGCATGCCTTGCTGCCGAGCGTCCAACAGGAGCATGCCGCCGAGCGATATCGGAGCGCAGCGTAA